One Cydia pomonella isolate Wapato2018A unplaced genomic scaffold, ilCydPomo1 PGA_scaffold_143, whole genome shotgun sequence genomic window carries:
- the LOC133533257 gene encoding ATP synthase mitochondrial F1 complex assembly factor 2-like isoform X2, whose translation MTRKRFYRNTGIVQSDSKWEVTLDHRRLKTPNGSVLSVSSEPLARAVAAEWDAQLEHITQPTMHLVKSAYIPNFQLILISHINMTYGHPN comes from the exons A TGACCCGCAAGAGGTTTTACCGCAACACTGGCATCGTCCAGAGCGACAGCAAGTGGGAAGTGACGCTGGACCACCGGCGACTGAAGACGCCGAACGGCAGCGTGCTGTCGGTGAGCAGCGAGCCGCTGGCGCGCGCCGTCGCCGCCGAGTGGGACGCGCAGCTCGAACACATCACACAGCCCACCATGCACCTGGTAAAGAGTGCATACATTCCAAATTTCCAACTTATCCTAATATCCCACATAAATATGACgtatggtcaccctaattag
- the LOC133533257 gene encoding ATP synthase mitochondrial F1 complex assembly factor 2-like isoform X1, with product MQAFTTQSFSSLIRARLNTEFFPRQHYVTRKRFYRNTGIVQSDSKWEVTLDHRRLKTPNGSVLSVSSEPLARAVAAEWDAQLEHITQPTMHLVKSAYIPNFQLILISHINMTYGHPN from the exons atgcaGGCGTTTACAACACAGTCATTCTCTAGTTTAATTAGAGCGCGTCTTAATACCGAATTCTTCCCTCGTCAACATTATG TGACCCGCAAGAGGTTTTACCGCAACACTGGCATCGTCCAGAGCGACAGCAAGTGGGAAGTGACGCTGGACCACCGGCGACTGAAGACGCCGAACGGCAGCGTGCTGTCGGTGAGCAGCGAGCCGCTGGCGCGCGCCGTCGCCGCCGAGTGGGACGCGCAGCTCGAACACATCACACAGCCCACCATGCACCTGGTAAAGAGTGCATACATTCCAAATTTCCAACTTATCCTAATATCCCACATAAATATGACgtatggtcaccctaattag